One part of the Coffea eugenioides isolate CCC68of chromosome 10, Ceug_1.0, whole genome shotgun sequence genome encodes these proteins:
- the LOC113749395 gene encoding probable prefoldin subunit 4, translated as MQQAGSSGSETEVTWEDQQKINQFSRLNNRFHELEDEIKLAKETNDNLEDASNELILTDDDIVRFQIGEVFAHIPKDEVETRIEQMKEVTSKNLEKLEEEKESIVAQMDELKKILYGKFKDSINLEED; from the exons ATGCAGCAG GCTGGGTCATCTGGGTCAGAGACGGAGGTCACGTGGGAAGATCAGCAGAAGATTAACCAATTCAGTAGGCTGAATAATCGATTTCACGAGCTTGAAGACGAAATCAAATTGGCCAAg GAAACAAACGATAATCTTGAGGATGCCAGCAATGAGTTAATTCTCACTGATGATGACATAGTGCGTTTCCAAATTGGGGAAGTTTTTGCTCATATACCCAAAGACGAAGTTGAGACCAGAATCGAACAGATGAAAGAGGTAACCAGCAAGAATTTGGAGAAGctagaagaagaaaaggaatcaATAGTCGCTCAAATGGATGAACTTAAGAAGATTTTGTATGGCAAGTTTAAAGATTCCATCAATCTTGAGGAGGATTAG